The following coding sequences are from one Rutidosis leptorrhynchoides isolate AG116_Rl617_1_P2 chromosome 11, CSIRO_AGI_Rlap_v1, whole genome shotgun sequence window:
- the LOC139875862 gene encoding uncharacterized protein produces the protein MEHVRRSQNKKADALSKIASITFAHLAKEVLVETLERRSIEAEEICDLYPDQENTWMKPIKDYLAYGLLPEDKGEARKIKIKAPSYKLQDGKLYQKSFLTPWLNCMGPSQATIIIQEMHEGVCGFHAGPRSIVANIMRLGYYWPTMHQDTVTTLQTYESCQIHAKVQKQPKQELIFILSAWPFTKWGIDIVGPLTEVPGGILFLVVAVEYFTKWAEAKPLKKITGKHIEKFV, from the coding sequence ATGGAGCACGTGAGAAGAAGCCAAAACAAGAAAGCAGATGCCCTGAGCAAAATTGCCTCCATCACCTTTGCCCACTTAGCGAAAGAAGTCTTGGTTGAAACCCTAGAACGAAGATCTATAGAAGCCGAGGAAATCTGTGACCTCTACCCGGATCAAGAAAACACATGGATGAAACCAATTAAAGACTACCTAGCATATGGGCTACTACCAGAAGACAAAGGAGAGGCAAGAAAGATCAAAATCAAGGCACCTTCGTATAAACTTCAAGATGGCAAGTTGTACCAAAAGTCTTTCCTTACCCCATGGCTAAATTGTATGGGACCCTCCCAGGCGACCATCATCATCCAAGAAATGCACGAAGGAGTGTGCGGTTTTCATGCGGGACCAAGGTCTATCGTGGCTAATATTATGAGGCTCGGATATTACTGGCCAACCATGCACCAGGATACGGTCACCACATTACAAACCTATGAATCGTGTCAAATCCATGCAAAAGTTCAAAAGCAGCCAAAGCAAGAACTTATATTTATACTCTCAGCGTGGCCATTCACCAAATGGGGGATTGATATAGTGGGACCATTAACGGAAGTCCCAGGAGGAATATTGTTCTTAGTAGTAGCAGTTGAATACTTCACCAAATGGGCCGAAGCCAAGCCACTAAAGAAAATAACAGGGAAGCACATCGAAAAGTTTGTATGA